In one Streptomyces marincola genomic region, the following are encoded:
- a CDS encoding GrpB family protein encodes MTGVARCRSDDAGSRTHHLHVVTADSWPSRNERLPRDRLRADPEAAREYGPLKRRLAAQETDGLASTKGRTALIQRLVDENAPRGLPAVSVREE; translated from the coding sequence GTGACCGGCGTCGCCCGTTGCCGTTCCGACGACGCCGGCAGCCGCACGCACCACCTGCACGTCGTCACGGCCGACTCGTGGCCCAGCCGCAACGAACGCCTCCCGCGCGACCGGCTGCGCGCCGACCCCGAGGCCGCGCGGGAGTACGGACCGCTCAAGCGCCGCCTCGCCGCCCAGGAGACGGACGGGCTCGCCTCCACCAAGGGCAGGACCGCGCTCATCCAGCGCCTCGTCGACGAGAACGCGCCGCGCGGCCTGCCGGCCGTCTCCGTCCGGGAGGAATGA
- a CDS encoding serine hydrolase domain-containing protein, giving the protein MASPRVLLPRSTPAACGVSSRSVIALLDRFEARSVECHSLMVVRRGHVVAEGWWAPYSAGRPHLLYSLTKSFTSVAVGLAIDDGLLSLDDRVVDVLPEHVPAGMPEQGRRLTVHHLLSMTTGHREDSLAEAWQREPGDLVKGFLRVPFPEPEGTRHAYDNPTTFVLARMVERVTGRSLPDLLDERLFRPMGVDHAEWDRVASGAAFGFHGLHLTTEAVAAFGELLLRGGLWGGRQLVPRAWVELATRRHIGTRQIEGWSEYPDALCGYGYQFWMSRHGYRGEGSFGQLCLVVPAHDLVVAVTGAVPQGEALLDPLWECLLPGLDHAGSSRDDEVLAARLRRLSLAPVPGSAAPERSAKAVIDAPAGDAPLPGGTTVAVEPVDGGWLLRLGAFPDIAVGHGSWRESAPLGRAVVAAGAWQGDTFVADLYVITTPHRVRLSVDAGTGTARATWNAVPLTGPSLAPHLRSPLMTRPDVA; this is encoded by the coding sequence ATGGCTTCTCCGCGTGTCCTGCTGCCGCGTTCCACCCCGGCCGCCTGCGGGGTGTCCTCCCGGTCGGTCATCGCGCTGCTCGACCGGTTCGAAGCGCGATCCGTCGAGTGCCACTCGCTCATGGTCGTGCGGCGCGGGCACGTCGTCGCCGAAGGCTGGTGGGCTCCCTACTCGGCCGGGCGCCCGCACCTTCTCTACTCGCTGACCAAGTCGTTCACGTCCGTCGCCGTGGGGCTCGCGATCGACGACGGACTGCTGTCGCTGGACGACCGGGTGGTGGACGTGCTGCCCGAGCACGTCCCGGCCGGCATGCCGGAGCAGGGGCGCCGGCTCACCGTCCACCACCTGCTGTCCATGACGACCGGGCACCGTGAGGACAGCCTCGCCGAAGCCTGGCAACGGGAACCGGGCGACCTGGTCAAAGGCTTCCTGCGCGTGCCGTTCCCCGAGCCCGAGGGAACGCGGCACGCCTACGACAACCCGACCACCTTCGTCCTGGCCCGGATGGTGGAACGGGTCACGGGCCGCAGCCTCCCCGACCTGCTGGACGAGCGGCTCTTCCGGCCGATGGGCGTCGACCACGCCGAATGGGACCGGGTGGCGAGCGGTGCCGCCTTCGGGTTCCACGGACTGCACCTCACGACCGAGGCCGTGGCCGCCTTCGGTGAGCTGCTGCTGCGCGGCGGGCTCTGGGGCGGGCGGCAACTCGTCCCGCGCGCATGGGTGGAGCTCGCGACGAGGCGGCACATCGGCACCCGGCAGATCGAGGGCTGGTCGGAGTACCCCGACGCGCTGTGCGGGTACGGCTACCAGTTCTGGATGTCGCGGCACGGCTACCGGGGCGAGGGCTCCTTCGGCCAGCTGTGCCTGGTCGTCCCCGCGCACGATCTCGTGGTCGCCGTGACCGGTGCCGTCCCGCAGGGCGAGGCCCTGCTCGACCCCCTGTGGGAGTGCCTGCTGCCCGGCCTCGACCACGCGGGGAGCAGCCGGGACGACGAGGTGCTCGCCGCACGGTTGCGGCGGCTGTCGCTGGCTCCGGTTCCGGGTTCTGCCGCGCCGGAACGTTCCGCCAAGGCGGTCATCGACGCCCCCGCCGGGGACGCGCCGCTGCCCGGCGGGACCACGGTGGCGGTGGAGCCCGTGGACGGCGGATGGCTGCTTCGGCTCGGGGCGTTCCCCGACATCGCGGTGGGCCACGGGAGTTGGCGGGAGAGCGCGCCGCTCGGCCGCGCGGTTGTCGCGGCGGGCGCCTGGCAGGGCGACACGTTCGTCGCCGACCTCTACGTCATCACCACACCGCACCGGGTCCGGCTGTCGGTCGACGCCGGCACGGGGACCGCGAGGGCGACGTGGAACGCCGTGCCCCTGACCGGCCCGAGCCTGGCGCCGCACCTGCGGTCGCCGCTGATGACACGGCCCGACGTCGCGTAG
- a CDS encoding type II toxin-antitoxin system VapB family antitoxin, which yields MTHAGQAGRAENEAHARPLTGGWRVIVRHGRAVVGRGGGGDQIGGGGAAAVATREASMSRAMIDLDDQATEELMRLYGAKTKAEAVRRAIDETVKLHKRIALMDAIDSGEIDLAHDARTA from the coding sequence ATGACGCACGCCGGGCAGGCCGGCAGGGCGGAGAACGAGGCGCACGCGCGCCCTCTTACCGGGGGATGGCGCGTCATCGTGCGGCACGGCCGCGCCGTGGTAGGCCGTGGCGGCGGCGGTGATCAGATCGGCGGCGGAGGCGCTGCGGCGGTCGCCACGAGGGAGGCAAGCATGTCGAGGGCCATGATCGACCTGGACGACCAGGCAACCGAGGAACTGATGCGACTGTACGGGGCGAAGACCAAGGCCGAGGCCGTTCGCCGTGCCATCGACGAGACGGTCAAGCTGCACAAGCGGATCGCGCTCATGGATGCCATCGACAGCGGTGAAATCGACCTCGCTCATGACGCCAGGACAGCGTGA
- a CDS encoding methyltransferase domain-containing protein encodes MTFARPAGWEEAFAALPRAAFLPRVMWPHDQVTDTFATVDRASDPEGWRAAADADVPIVTQWDDGRHTGPVAGRDATSSSSKPSLVAAMLAALDVEPGMRVLEIGTGTGWTAALLAHRLGAGHVTSVEIDARVARAAGSALRRAGLHPRLVVGDGALGAPGHAPFDRIVVTCGMRHVPAAWLRQLRPGGRLLMPWGTPFVLHRDGLVSLTSRPDGTAAGRFAGLVSFMRIRSQRDRLPSYPPDLPLHDHESAVWPPGGWAPFPFLAGLRLTDAAYAEQRHEDGRTVWLYDLAGAGWTAAVRRDGVAPGVVVRRAGRRPLWEEYTAAHSWWRRVGEPGIERFGLTVRPDGSATPWLDAEEQVLAPRPSMSRAAERG; translated from the coding sequence GTGACGTTCGCCCGTCCGGCCGGGTGGGAGGAGGCGTTCGCCGCGCTGCCCCGTGCAGCCTTCCTGCCGCGCGTGATGTGGCCGCACGACCAGGTCACGGACACGTTCGCCACCGTCGACCGCGCGAGCGACCCCGAAGGATGGCGGGCCGCCGCCGACGCCGATGTCCCGATCGTCACCCAGTGGGACGACGGCCGGCACACCGGCCCGGTGGCCGGGCGGGACGCCACCAGTTCGTCGTCGAAGCCGTCCCTGGTCGCCGCCATGCTCGCGGCCCTGGACGTCGAGCCCGGCATGCGCGTGCTGGAGATCGGGACCGGCACCGGCTGGACGGCCGCACTCCTGGCCCACCGGCTCGGCGCCGGGCACGTCACCAGCGTGGAGATCGACGCACGGGTGGCGCGGGCGGCCGGAAGCGCCCTGCGGCGCGCGGGTCTTCACCCCCGCCTGGTCGTGGGGGACGGCGCGCTCGGCGCGCCCGGGCACGCGCCGTTCGACAGGATTGTCGTGACGTGCGGCATGCGGCACGTCCCGGCCGCGTGGCTGCGGCAGTTGCGCCCGGGTGGCCGGCTCCTGATGCCCTGGGGAACGCCGTTCGTCCTCCACCGGGACGGCCTCGTCTCCCTGACGTCCCGGCCGGACGGGACGGCCGCCGGGCGCTTCGCCGGCCTGGTGTCGTTCATGCGTATCCGGAGCCAGCGCGACCGGCTGCCCTCGTATCCGCCGGATCTTCCGCTGCACGACCACGAGTCCGCCGTCTGGCCGCCGGGCGGCTGGGCGCCGTTCCCCTTTCTCGCCGGGCTGCGCCTGACGGACGCCGCGTACGCGGAGCAGCGCCACGAGGACGGGCGCACGGTGTGGCTGTACGACCTGGCCGGTGCCGGGTGGACGGCGGCGGTGCGGCGGGACGGCGTGGCGCCTGGCGTCGTGGTGCGGCGGGCCGGGCGGCGACCGCTGTGGGAGGAGTACACCGCGGCCCACTCCTGGTGGCGGAGGGTCGGCGAGCCCGGCATCGAACGCTTCGGGCTGACCGTCCGGCCGGACGGCTCCGCGACACCGTGGCTGGACGCCGAGGAGCAGGTGCTGGCCCCGCGGCCGTCCATGAGCCGCGCCGCCGAGCGCGGGTGA
- a CDS encoding carbohydrate-binding module family 20 domain-containing protein, whose product MARSALAGLVALSAAALPLTVAAPAAQAAPPGTRDVTAVLFNWNFDSIARECTRTLGPAGYGYVQVSPPQEQIQGSQWWTNYQPVSYRIDSRLGNRDQFVAMVDTCRDAGVGVVVDAVINHMTAGSGTGTGGSRYTKYDYPAAPYSDGDFHTCRRDIGNNYGDRGNVQNCELVGLADLDTGKDYVRQRIADYLNDLLSLGVAGFRIDAAKHMSAADLAAIRSRMSDPGAYWKQEVIHGAGEAVQPEEYTGNGDVQEFRYGRDLKRVFQQENLAYLENFGEGWGYLPDAGAGVFVDNHDTERNGSTLNHRDGADYTLANVFMLAWPYGSPDVHSGYQFTNHDAGPPNNGRVDACWQDGWTCQHAWPEISAMVGFRNATQGRAVTNWWDNGGDAIAFGRGNAGFVAINHESASLTRTFQTSLAAGSYCDVQSGRSVTVDGSGRFTATLPSNTALALHTGARDCGGGGEPVPATGASFQVDARTQWGESVWVVGSVPQLGAWDPARAVRLDAGSYPLWRAELSLPAGTTFEYKYIRRWDNSATVTWESGANRTATVPREGRVNLSDVWRT is encoded by the coding sequence CTGGCCCGTTCCGCCCTGGCCGGCCTGGTCGCCCTCTCGGCCGCCGCACTCCCGCTCACCGTGGCCGCGCCCGCCGCCCAGGCCGCGCCCCCCGGTACCAGGGACGTCACCGCCGTCCTCTTCAACTGGAACTTCGACTCCATCGCCCGCGAGTGCACCCGCACCCTGGGCCCCGCCGGCTACGGCTACGTGCAGGTCTCGCCCCCGCAGGAGCAGATCCAGGGCTCGCAGTGGTGGACCAACTACCAGCCCGTCAGCTACCGGATCGACAGCCGCCTCGGCAACCGCGACCAGTTCGTCGCCATGGTCGACACCTGCCGCGACGCCGGGGTCGGCGTCGTCGTCGACGCCGTCATCAACCACATGACGGCCGGCTCAGGCACCGGCACCGGCGGCTCGCGGTACACCAAGTACGACTACCCGGCCGCCCCCTACAGCGACGGCGACTTCCACACCTGCCGCCGCGACATCGGCAACAACTACGGCGACCGCGGCAACGTCCAGAACTGCGAACTCGTCGGCCTCGCCGACCTCGACACCGGCAAGGACTACGTCCGCCAGCGCATCGCCGACTACCTGAACGACCTGCTGTCCCTGGGCGTCGCCGGGTTCAGGATCGACGCCGCCAAGCACATGTCGGCCGCCGACCTCGCCGCCATCAGGTCCCGCATGTCCGACCCGGGGGCCTACTGGAAGCAGGAGGTCATCCACGGCGCCGGCGAGGCCGTTCAGCCCGAGGAGTACACCGGCAACGGCGACGTGCAGGAGTTCCGCTACGGCCGCGACCTCAAGCGCGTCTTCCAGCAGGAGAACCTCGCCTACCTGGAGAACTTCGGCGAGGGCTGGGGCTACCTGCCCGACGCCGGCGCGGGCGTGTTCGTCGACAACCACGACACCGAACGCAACGGGTCGACCCTCAACCACAGGGACGGCGCCGACTACACCCTGGCCAACGTGTTCATGCTCGCCTGGCCCTACGGCTCGCCCGACGTCCACTCCGGCTACCAGTTCACGAACCACGACGCGGGACCGCCCAACAACGGCCGCGTGGACGCCTGCTGGCAGGACGGCTGGACCTGCCAGCACGCCTGGCCCGAGATCAGCGCGATGGTCGGCTTCCGCAACGCCACCCAGGGCCGCGCCGTCACCAACTGGTGGGACAACGGCGGCGACGCCATCGCCTTCGGCCGCGGCAACGCCGGATTCGTCGCCATCAACCACGAGTCCGCGTCCCTGACCCGCACCTTCCAGACCTCGCTCGCCGCCGGCTCCTACTGCGACGTGCAGTCCGGCAGGTCCGTCACGGTCGACGGCTCGGGCCGGTTCACCGCGACGCTGCCGAGCAACACCGCGCTCGCCCTGCACACCGGCGCCCGCGACTGCGGCGGCGGCGGCGAACCCGTGCCCGCCACCGGCGCCTCGTTCCAGGTCGACGCCAGGACCCAGTGGGGCGAAAGCGTCTGGGTGGTCGGCAGCGTGCCGCAACTCGGCGCCTGGGACCCGGCCCGGGCCGTGCGGCTCGACGCCGGCTCCTACCCGCTGTGGCGGGCCGAGCTGTCGCTGCCCGCGGGCACGACGTTCGAATACAAGTACATCCGCCGCTGGGACAACTCCGCGACCGTCACCTGGGAGAGCGGCGCCAACCGCACCGCGACCGTCCCCCGCGAGGGCCGGGTCAACCTGAGCGACGTCTGGCGCACCTGA
- a CDS encoding LacI family DNA-binding transcriptional regulator: protein MAEPGAPLPQPARLADIAEQAEVSEATVSRVLNGKSGVAAATRQRVLAALDVLGYERPLRLRQRSAGLVGLVIPELTNPIFPAFAQVIEQVLAGHGYTPVLCTQSPGGATEDELVDQLVERGVTGIVFMSGLHADTSADPARYARLAGRGVPFVLINGFNPQVKAPFVSPDDAAATRIAVQHLRALGHRDIGLAVGPQRFVPVRRKVAGFHEETGGLGAVRHSLFSVEGGQAAASALLDAGCTGIVCGSDMMALGAIRAVRQRGLDVPGDVSVVGYDDSDLFAFTDPPLTTLRQPVRAMASAAVDSLLEEINGNPVQHTEFVFQPELVVRGSTAQAR from the coding sequence GTGGCTGAGCCGGGCGCCCCGCTGCCGCAGCCGGCCCGGCTGGCCGACATCGCCGAGCAGGCCGAGGTCAGCGAGGCGACGGTCAGCCGCGTGCTGAACGGCAAGTCCGGTGTCGCCGCGGCCACCAGGCAACGGGTGCTCGCCGCGCTCGACGTCCTCGGCTACGAACGCCCGCTGCGGCTGCGGCAGCGCAGCGCCGGCCTGGTCGGGCTGGTCATCCCCGAGCTGACCAACCCGATCTTCCCGGCCTTCGCGCAGGTCATCGAGCAGGTCCTGGCGGGCCACGGCTACACGCCCGTGCTGTGCACGCAGAGCCCGGGCGGCGCGACGGAGGACGAGCTGGTGGACCAGCTCGTCGAACGCGGCGTCACCGGCATCGTGTTCATGTCCGGGCTGCACGCGGACACCAGCGCGGACCCGGCCCGCTACGCGCGGCTGGCCGGACGCGGGGTGCCGTTCGTGCTCATCAACGGGTTCAACCCGCAGGTGAAGGCGCCGTTCGTCTCGCCCGACGACGCGGCGGCCACGCGCATCGCCGTCCAGCACCTGCGGGCGCTGGGCCATCGCGACATCGGCCTCGCCGTGGGGCCGCAGCGGTTCGTGCCGGTGCGGCGCAAAGTGGCCGGGTTCCACGAGGAGACCGGCGGCCTCGGCGCCGTGCGGCACTCGCTGTTCAGCGTCGAGGGCGGGCAGGCCGCGGCCTCCGCGCTGCTCGACGCGGGCTGCACGGGCATCGTGTGCGGCAGCGACATGATGGCGCTGGGCGCCATCCGCGCGGTGCGGCAGCGCGGCCTCGACGTGCCGGGGGACGTGTCGGTCGTCGGGTACGACGACTCCGACCTGTTCGCGTTCACCGACCCGCCGCTGACCACGCTGCGCCAGCCGGTGCGGGCGATGGCCAGCGCCGCGGTCGACTCGCTGCTCGAAGAGATCAACGGCAACCCGGTCCAGCACACCGAGTTCGTCTTCCAGCCGGAACTCGTGGTCCGCGGCTCGACCGCGCAGGCCCGCTGA
- a CDS encoding glycoside hydrolase family 13 protein has translation MTQYLADRTEPTGDPTGDTGHRPDWWRDAVIYQVYPRSFADGNGDGMGDLPGIRSRLPYLAGLGVDAVWLSPFYASPQADAGYDVADYRAIDPMFGDLHDADALIRDAHDLGLRIIVDLVPNHSSDRHEWFQRALREGPDSPLRARYHFREGRGQAGELPPNDWESIFGGPAWTRTENPDGTPGEWYLHLFAPEQPDFNWDNPAVRDEFRSVLRFWLDMGVDGFRIDVAHGLVKAAGLPDMGHAEQLRLLGTQTLPFFDQDGVHEIYRSWRRIFDEYPGARIGVAEAWTPNAERTALYVRSDELHQAFNFHYLNTPWNAAELRRVIDSSLDSMRPVGAPTTWVLSNHDVVRHRTRLGGDLGRARAATLLMLALPGSAYIYQGEELGLPEVTGLPDEVRQDPAFFRRGTGPEADGQDGLRDGCRVPVPWSSQGDSYGFGSGGSWLPQPESWAKLAVDAQTGDPESTLEMYRRALAVRREHPALGAGDAVEWLQAPEGVLAFRRRGPEGSELVCAVNTTDTTVSLPGLLTGSGRPLLASGPCPGDASLPADTTVWWQA, from the coding sequence ATGACCCAGTACCTCGCTGACCGCACCGAGCCGACCGGCGACCCCACAGGCGACACGGGCCACCGCCCCGACTGGTGGCGCGACGCGGTCATCTACCAGGTGTACCCGCGCTCCTTCGCCGACGGGAACGGCGACGGCATGGGCGATCTGCCCGGCATCCGCAGCCGGCTGCCCTACCTGGCCGGCCTCGGGGTCGACGCCGTCTGGCTCAGCCCGTTCTACGCCTCCCCGCAGGCGGACGCGGGCTACGACGTCGCCGACTACCGGGCCATCGACCCGATGTTCGGCGACCTGCACGACGCGGACGCCCTCATCCGCGACGCCCACGACCTCGGCCTGCGCATCATCGTCGACCTGGTGCCCAACCACTCGTCCGACCGGCACGAGTGGTTCCAGCGCGCGCTGCGCGAGGGCCCGGACTCCCCGCTGCGCGCCCGCTACCACTTCCGCGAGGGGCGCGGCCAGGCCGGTGAACTCCCGCCCAACGACTGGGAGTCCATCTTCGGCGGCCCCGCGTGGACCCGCACAGAGAACCCCGACGGCACCCCGGGGGAGTGGTACCTGCACCTGTTCGCCCCCGAGCAGCCCGACTTCAACTGGGACAACCCGGCGGTGCGCGACGAGTTCCGCTCGGTGCTGCGCTTCTGGCTCGACATGGGCGTCGACGGCTTCCGCATCGACGTCGCGCACGGCCTCGTCAAGGCCGCGGGGCTGCCCGACATGGGCCACGCGGAGCAGCTCAGGCTCCTCGGCACGCAGACCCTGCCCTTCTTCGACCAGGACGGCGTGCACGAGATCTACCGCTCCTGGCGGCGGATCTTCGACGAGTACCCGGGGGCGCGCATCGGCGTCGCCGAGGCGTGGACCCCGAACGCCGAGCGCACCGCCCTGTACGTGCGCTCCGACGAGCTGCACCAGGCGTTCAACTTCCATTACCTCAACACCCCGTGGAACGCCGCGGAGCTGCGCCGCGTCATCGACTCCTCGCTGGACTCGATGCGGCCCGTCGGCGCGCCCACCACCTGGGTGCTGTCCAACCACGACGTCGTGCGGCACCGCACCCGCCTCGGCGGCGACCTCGGGCGGGCCCGCGCGGCCACGCTGCTGATGCTCGCGCTGCCCGGCTCCGCCTACATCTACCAGGGCGAGGAGCTGGGCCTGCCCGAGGTGACCGGGCTGCCGGACGAGGTGCGGCAGGACCCGGCGTTCTTCCGGCGCGGCACCGGGCCCGAGGCCGACGGGCAGGACGGGCTGCGCGACGGCTGCCGCGTTCCCGTGCCGTGGTCGTCGCAGGGCGACTCCTACGGCTTCGGCAGCGGCGGCAGCTGGCTGCCGCAGCCCGAGTCCTGGGCGAAGCTGGCCGTCGACGCGCAGACCGGCGACCCGGAGTCGACCCTGGAGATGTACCGGCGGGCCCTGGCCGTCCGCCGCGAGCACCCGGCGCTCGGCGCGGGCGACGCCGTCGAGTGGCTTCAGGCGCCCGAGGGCGTGCTCGCGTTCCGCCGCCGCGGCCCCGAGGGCTCCGAGCTGGTCTGCGCCGTCAACACCACGGACACCACCGTGTCCCTGCCCGGGCTGCTCACCGGGTCCGGCCGGCCGCTGCTCGCCAGCGGCCCCTGCCCGGGCGACGCCTCGCTGCCCGCGGACACCACCGTGTGGTGGCAGGCGTGA
- a CDS encoding sugar ABC transporter permease: MATPTTPRNGSGPAAPAARPQEPRPAPNGGGRRPGRVRRRGERSRAASVGLHATLLLAALIAIFPPFWLLVTSFKPKADTFTRSLVSNFTLDNYDHVLNNTEFLTWFGNSVLIVLITTVIGVFISSTTGYALSRFRFPGMRPLMWTLLITQMFPMAVLIVPLYNLMSRYGLLNQPTGLIVTYLTIAVPFCAWMMKGFFDSVPVSIDESGRVDGLSPFGTFWRLIMPLARPGLAVTGFYTFVTAWAEVAYATAFMTGEENLTLAGGLQTFVNQHTQDWHLMTAAAVLIAVPAMLVFGYAQRHLQSGLTAGAIKS; the protein is encoded by the coding sequence ATGGCCACCCCGACGACTCCGAGAAACGGCAGCGGCCCCGCCGCCCCCGCGGCCCGCCCGCAGGAGCCGCGCCCCGCGCCGAACGGCGGCGGCCGGCGCCCCGGCCGGGTGCGCCGGCGCGGCGAACGAAGCCGGGCGGCCTCCGTCGGCCTGCACGCCACGCTGCTCCTCGCGGCGCTGATCGCCATCTTCCCGCCGTTCTGGCTGCTGGTGACGTCCTTCAAGCCCAAGGCGGACACGTTCACCAGGTCCCTGGTGTCGAACTTCACGCTCGACAACTACGACCACGTGCTGAACAACACCGAGTTCCTGACCTGGTTCGGCAACTCCGTGCTGATCGTGCTGATCACCACCGTCATCGGCGTGTTCATCTCCTCGACCACCGGCTACGCGCTCAGCCGCTTCCGCTTCCCCGGCATGCGCCCGCTGATGTGGACCCTGCTGATCACGCAGATGTTCCCGATGGCCGTGCTCATCGTGCCGCTGTACAACCTGATGTCGCGCTACGGCCTGCTGAACCAGCCCACCGGCCTGATCGTGACCTACCTGACCATCGCGGTGCCGTTCTGCGCCTGGATGATGAAGGGCTTCTTCGACTCGGTGCCCGTCTCCATCGACGAGTCGGGCCGCGTCGACGGCCTCAGCCCGTTCGGCACGTTCTGGCGGCTCATCATGCCGCTGGCGCGCCCCGGCCTCGCGGTCACCGGGTTCTACACGTTCGTCACCGCCTGGGCCGAAGTGGCCTACGCCACCGCGTTCATGACCGGCGAGGAGAACCTGACCCTGGCCGGCGGGCTCCAGACGTTCGTCAACCAGCACACCCAGGACTGGCACCTGATGACCGCCGCCGCCGTGCTCATCGCGGTGCCCGCGATGCTCGTCTTCGGCTACGCGCAGCGCCACCTCCAATCCGGGCTCACCGCGGGCGCCATCAAGTCCTGA
- a CDS encoding carbohydrate ABC transporter permease, with protein MVAPVVLVIGVIIGWPLVRGVYLSFTDADEANVERTIGVNTIPATYEFVGLDNYADILGDGAFWDRLGWTVVWTVACVAVTFLIGLGLANMLNRSFRGRAVYRMALILPWAIPAFVSVFAWRMLYNERNGMLNSLLEGRGIDGIAWLSDPTWAKVAVIATNVWLGVPFMLVAILGALQSIPGEQYEAAEMDGANPWQRFRNITLPGISSVAMTVVLLSTIWTFNMFPVIFLLTRGGPAGSTDILVTEAFRLAFVSSPRDFANSAAWGVLILLLLVLFAMSYRRALRKQGEVW; from the coding sequence ATGGTCGCCCCCGTGGTCCTGGTGATCGGCGTCATCATCGGCTGGCCGCTGGTCCGCGGGGTGTACCTCTCGTTCACCGACGCCGACGAGGCCAACGTCGAACGCACCATCGGCGTCAACACCATCCCGGCGACCTACGAGTTCGTCGGCCTGGACAACTACGCCGACATCCTCGGCGACGGCGCCTTCTGGGACCGGCTCGGCTGGACGGTCGTGTGGACCGTGGCGTGCGTCGCCGTCACGTTCCTCATCGGCCTCGGCCTGGCCAACATGCTCAACCGGAGCTTCCGCGGTCGCGCCGTCTACCGCATGGCGCTGATCCTGCCCTGGGCGATCCCCGCGTTCGTCTCCGTCTTCGCCTGGCGGATGCTGTACAACGAGCGCAACGGCATGCTGAACAGCCTCCTCGAAGGCCGCGGCATCGACGGCATCGCCTGGCTGTCCGACCCCACGTGGGCCAAGGTCGCCGTCATCGCCACCAACGTGTGGCTCGGCGTGCCGTTCATGCTCGTCGCGATCCTCGGCGCCCTCCAGTCCATCCCGGGCGAGCAGTACGAGGCGGCCGAGATGGACGGCGCCAACCCCTGGCAGCGGTTCCGCAACATCACGCTGCCCGGCATCAGTTCCGTCGCCATGACGGTGGTGCTGCTCAGCACGATCTGGACGTTCAACATGTTCCCGGTGATCTTCCTGCTGACCCGGGGCGGTCCCGCGGGTTCCACCGACATCCTCGTGACCGAGGCGTTCCGGCTGGCCTTCGTGTCCAGCCCCCGCGACTTCGCGAACTCCGCGGCCTGGGGCGTGCTCATCCTGCTGCTCCTGGTCCTCTTCGCGATGTCCTACCGCAGGGCACTGCGCAAGCAGGGAGAGGTGTGGTGA
- a CDS encoding extracellular solute-binding protein has protein sequence MRRSIGTTAAVAALALAATACGSDGDSEDTGAADGELSGTVTYWDTSNETEAAVFEAVAKDFEELHPGVTVDYVNIGFDDAQNRFKNAAGANDAPDVMRTEVAWVADFASLGYLYPLDDTAALDNQDDFLDEAWASTQYDGQTWAVPQVTDTLALFYNRALLDEAGVEVPTSLAEIEESAGAFEDNGVTPLYVRGDDPYWFLPFLYGEGGDLVDAEAQEVTIDNEAGVAAFERMQGLIDSGAAITDTSDGWENMMAGFSGGDIAMMVNGPWAIADATAALGDDLGVAPVPAGGQQQGSPLGGWNYGVYAGTPDADASFEFVKYMASAETQQRITEELSLLPTRASVYEVPAVQDNPMVQFFKPAVDVAHERPWIPEAQSLFEPLRVSIEAMLTGSASPEQAAADTGDAYRDLLEDWS, from the coding sequence CCTACTGGGACACCTCCAACGAGACCGAGGCGGCGGTCTTCGAAGCCGTCGCCAAGGACTTCGAGGAGCTGCACCCCGGCGTCACCGTCGACTACGTGAACATCGGCTTCGACGACGCCCAGAACCGTTTCAAGAACGCCGCCGGCGCCAACGACGCCCCCGACGTCATGCGCACCGAGGTCGCCTGGGTCGCCGACTTCGCCAGCCTCGGCTACCTGTACCCGCTGGACGACACCGCCGCCCTCGACAACCAGGACGACTTCCTCGACGAGGCGTGGGCCAGCACCCAGTACGACGGCCAGACTTGGGCCGTGCCGCAGGTCACCGACACCCTGGCGCTGTTCTACAACCGGGCGCTGCTCGACGAGGCCGGCGTCGAGGTGCCCACCTCGCTCGCCGAGATCGAGGAGTCCGCCGGCGCGTTCGAGGACAACGGCGTCACCCCCCTCTACGTGCGCGGCGACGACCCGTACTGGTTCCTGCCGTTCCTCTACGGCGAGGGCGGCGACCTGGTCGACGCCGAGGCCCAGGAGGTCACCATCGACAACGAGGCCGGCGTGGCCGCGTTCGAGCGCATGCAGGGCCTGATCGACTCCGGCGCCGCGATCACGGACACCAGCGACGGCTGGGAGAACATGATGGCCGGCTTCTCCGGCGGCGACATCGCCATGATGGTCAACGGCCCGTGGGCCATCGCCGACGCCACCGCCGCCCTCGGCGACGACCTGGGCGTCGCCCCCGTCCCGGCCGGCGGCCAGCAGCAGGGCTCGCCCCTCGGCGGCTGGAACTACGGCGTCTACGCGGGCACTCCGGACGCCGACGCGTCCTTCGAGTTCGTCAAGTACATGGCCTCGGCCGAGACCCAGCAGCGCATCACCGAGGAACTGAGCCTGCTGCCCACGCGCGCGTCCGTGTACGAGGTGCCCGCCGTCCAGGACAACCCGATGGTGCAGTTCTTCAAGCCCGCCGTCGACGTCGCGCACGAGCGCCCCTGGATTCCCGAGGCCCAGTCCCTCTTCGAGCCGCTGCGCGTCTCCATCGAGGCGATGCTGACCGGCTCCGCCTCCCCCGAGCAGGCCGCGGCCGACACCGGGGACGCCTACCGCGACCTCCTTGAGGACTGGAGCTGA